CACCCCGCCCCCCCCCCCCCCCAAGCCTCTGAACACAAACCCGAACCAACCCGAACCACCCCAAACTCCCTCTCAAGTAAACTCTAGCCACAAATGGCGCGCCCGAGCCTGACCAGTCTGCTCGCCCCAGGGGCGTTCGACCGGCCTGTCGACCAGGTCGGCGCGGACGAGCGCGCCGCGAAGTTCACCAAGCGCAGCATCAAGACCGCCGCGAAGCTCCAAGGCTTGAAGATGGTCGTCTCGATGACCGACCTCACCACGCTCGAAGGCAAGGACTCCCCCGGGAAGGTGCGGCAGATGTGCGTCAAGGCGCTCCGCCCCGACCCGCGCGATCCAAGCGTTCCCTCCGTGGCGGCGGTCTGCGTCTATCCGAACCTCGTCCCGACAGCCGTCAAGGCGCTGCAAGGCTCGGGCGTCCATGTAGCTAGCGTCGCGACGTCGTTCCCCAGCGGGCAGTTCCCGATCGGCGGAAGGCTCGACGAAGTTAGAAGAGCGGTCGAAGCGGGCGCGGACGAGATCGACATGGTCATCAACCGAGGCGCGTTCATGCAGGGCGACTACAGGAAGGTCTACGACGAGATCGTGGCGGTCAAAGAAGCGTGCGGCAGCGCGCGGCTCAAAGTCATTCTCGAGACAGGCGAGCTAGAGACCTACGACAACGTACGCCGCGCCAGCCACATCGGAATGGAGGCGGGCGGCGACTTCATCAAGACATCGACCGGCAAAGTCTCCCCCGCCGCGACGATGCCCGTCACCCTCGTCATGCTCGAGGCGATCCGCGAGCACTACCTGAGCACTGGTAAGAGGATCGGCATGAAGCCCGCCGGCGGCATCCGCACTGCCAAGCAGAGCCTCCACTACCTCGTAATGGTCAAGGAGACGCTCGGCGACGACTGGCTCGCCCCCGACCTCTTCCGCTTCGGCGCGAGCACACTGCTGAACGACGTGCTCATGCAGATCACCAAGCTCCGCACCGGCGCGTACCAGTCGGCGGACTACTACACTTTGGACTAAGACAAAGATGGCGAAGACTAAGACGAACATACGAATGACGGTGAAGATGTCAAGCAACGGGCGGATGAGAGCACCCAAGCTCAACTTCGGCGACAAGTGGGAGTACTCCCCCGCGCCGGAGAGTACGGCGATCGTCAAGATCGACGATCAGTACGGCCACTTCATCGGCGGAAAGTTCGTCGAGCCGATCGAAGGCCGGTACTTCGACACCGTCAACCCCGCGACCGAAGAGACACTCTCCCACGTCGCACATGGCACGCAGAAGGACGTTGACAGGGCCGTCAAGGCCGCACGCAAGGCGTACGACAAGTACTGGGCGCCGATGAGCCCGCGCGACCGGGGCAAGTACCTGTATCGCATCGCACGAATGATCCAAGAAATGGCACGCGAGTTCGCCGTGCTGGAGAGCATGGACGGCGGAAAGCCGATCAGGGAGTCGCGCGACATCGACGTCCCGCTGGTCGCGCAGCACTTCTTCTACCACGCGGGGTGGGCGGACAAGCTCGACTACGCGTTCCCAGGACGGCGCACGAAACCGCTCGGAGTCGCGGGGCAGATCATCCCCTGGAACTTCCCGCTGCTGATGGCGTCGTGGAAGATCGCCCCCGCCCTCGCTTGCGGTAACACGGTCGTTCTCAAGCCCGCTGAGACCACGCCGCTGACGGCCTTGCTGTTGGCCAAACTCTTCCAAGAAGCCGACCTCCCGCCGGGAGTCGTCAACATCGTCACCGGCGACGGCGAGGCTGGCGCGGCCCTGAGCAGCCACGCGGGCATCGACAAGATCGCCTTCACCGGCTCGACCGAGGTCGGCAAGATGATCCAGCGCAGCGCGAAGACCGACCACATCACGCTGGAGCTCGGCGGCAAGGCCGCGAACATCATCTTCGAGGACGCGCCGCTCGACCAGGCGGTGGAGGGGATCATCAACGCGATCTATTTCAATCAGGGCCACGTCTGCTGCGCGGGCTCGCGGCTGCTGGTGCAGGAGAGCGTCCACGACGAGGTCGTCCGCAAGCTCGACCACAGAATCCAGAGCCTAAGAGTCGGCGATCCGCTCGACAAGAACACCGACGTCGGCGCGATCAACAGCAAGGCGCAGCTCAACCGAATCCGCCAACTGGTCAAGGCGGGGAAGGAAGAGGGCGCGGAGTTCCACACCAGCCGGTGCAAACTCCCTGAGCGCGGCTGGTTCTACCGCCCGAGCTACTTTACGGGCGTAGCCCAGTCGCACGTCATCGCGCAGGAGGAGATCTTCGGCCCGGTGCTCGCGATCATGACCTTCCGCACCCCCGCCGAGGCGGTGCAGAAGGCGAACAACAGCTGCTACGGGCTCAGCGCAGGGGTCTGGACCGACAAGGGCAGCAAGATATTCAAGACGCTCGGCGAACTGAACGCGGGCGTCGTGTGGGCCAACACGTTCAACAAGTTCGACCCCGCCTCACCGTTCGGCGGATACAAGGAGTCGGGGTACGGGCGCGAAGGCGGCAAGCAAGGGCTCGCGGCATATCTGGAGGTGCGATGATGGCTGTCCGGCTCGGCGTCAAGAAGACCTATAAGCAGTACATCGGCGGCAAGTTCGTGCGGTCGGAGAGCGGTCGTTCTCTCCAGCAGCTTGGCAAAGACGGCGAGTTCATCGCCAACTACTGCCACGGCTCGCGCAAAGACCTCCGCGACGCGGTGAAGGCCGCGCGGGGCGCTTTCTCTGGATGGAGCAAACGGACGGCGTTCAACAGAGGCCAGATCCTCTACCGCATCGCCGAAATGCTCGAAGCGCGGGAGAACGAGTTCTGCGACGTGATGTGCGCAGAGGGGAGTGCGACCTGCGAGCAGAACATGATCGAAATCCAGTGCGCGGTCGACCGCTGCGTCTACTACTGCGGTTGGGCTGACAAGTTCGACGCCGTGTTCGGAAGCGTCAACCCCGTCGCCGCCGACTACTTCAACTTCACCGTCCCCGAGCCGACCGGCGTCGTCGGAATCGTCGCCGACGAAGGCACCGCGTTGATCGGCCTCGTCTCCCAGATCGCCGCAACAGTAGTCAGCGGCAACGCCTGCGTCGTCCTCGCCTCGGACGAGTACCCGCTGACTGCGATGGAGTTTGGCGAAGTACTCGCGACCTCAGACGTGCCGGGCGGGGTGGTCAACATACTAAGCGGAAAGAAACACGAACTGATTCCGCACCTCGCCAAGCACATGGACGTCAACGCGATCGACTACCGCGACGGCGACGGGCAGACTGTGGCGCAACTCATCGACCTGGGCACCGAGAACGTCA
The DNA window shown above is from Armatimonadota bacterium and carries:
- a CDS encoding aldehyde dehydrogenase family protein translates to MAVRLGVKKTYKQYIGGKFVRSESGRSLQQLGKDGEFIANYCHGSRKDLRDAVKAARGAFSGWSKRTAFNRGQILYRIAEMLEARENEFCDVMCAEGSATCEQNMIEIQCAVDRCVYYCGWADKFDAVFGSVNPVAADYFNFTVPEPTGVVGIVADEGTALIGLVSQIAATVVSGNACVVLASDEYPLTAMEFGEVLATSDVPGGVVNILSGKKHELIPHLAKHMDVNAIDYRDGDGQTVAQLIDLGTENVKRVRVSKRKARAGWLSDKAQGPEQIEKFVEMKTVWHPIGV
- the deoC gene encoding deoxyribose-phosphate aldolase — protein: MARPSLTSLLAPGAFDRPVDQVGADERAAKFTKRSIKTAAKLQGLKMVVSMTDLTTLEGKDSPGKVRQMCVKALRPDPRDPSVPSVAAVCVYPNLVPTAVKALQGSGVHVASVATSFPSGQFPIGGRLDEVRRAVEAGADEIDMVINRGAFMQGDYRKVYDEIVAVKEACGSARLKVILETGELETYDNVRRASHIGMEAGGDFIKTSTGKVSPAATMPVTLVMLEAIREHYLSTGKRIGMKPAGGIRTAKQSLHYLVMVKETLGDDWLAPDLFRFGASTLLNDVLMQITKLRTGAYQSADYYTLD
- a CDS encoding aldehyde dehydrogenase family protein — its product is MRAPKLNFGDKWEYSPAPESTAIVKIDDQYGHFIGGKFVEPIEGRYFDTVNPATEETLSHVAHGTQKDVDRAVKAARKAYDKYWAPMSPRDRGKYLYRIARMIQEMAREFAVLESMDGGKPIRESRDIDVPLVAQHFFYHAGWADKLDYAFPGRRTKPLGVAGQIIPWNFPLLMASWKIAPALACGNTVVLKPAETTPLTALLLAKLFQEADLPPGVVNIVTGDGEAGAALSSHAGIDKIAFTGSTEVGKMIQRSAKTDHITLELGGKAANIIFEDAPLDQAVEGIINAIYFNQGHVCCAGSRLLVQESVHDEVVRKLDHRIQSLRVGDPLDKNTDVGAINSKAQLNRIRQLVKAGKEEGAEFHTSRCKLPERGWFYRPSYFTGVAQSHVIAQEEIFGPVLAIMTFRTPAEAVQKANNSCYGLSAGVWTDKGSKIFKTLGELNAGVVWANTFNKFDPASPFGGYKESGYGREGGKQGLAAYLEVR